One Pirellulales bacterium DNA segment encodes these proteins:
- a CDS encoding phospho-sugar mutase, which produces MAAISYDLQLVLVQLEQAIAQGKLTAHSAMTISSWLTEPRYAEYAADVAVHIAAGKWKQLDDVFWTVIPFGTGGRRGMMYPIGSNAINDRTIGESAQGLADHVLSVIGGQWSVAGESTPNATDNGRTTTDKSCAIAYDTRHNSRHFAELCAEIMVAAGFKIYFLDGYRSTPELSFAVRHTRSICGIMVTASHNPPSDNAVKVYWAGGVQVLPPHDKAIIERVMHVREIRRRPFAEALAAGQIVYCQQEVDAAFIAAVHSQALPGPRELKIVYSPLHGVGASAVLPALAADRFTEVELFGPHAEPSGDFPNVPGHVANPENPRVFDSIVEFAAKVGAELVLATDPDCDRLGAAAPRVSTGKTEWKSFTGNQIAALLAEFVLAARKKAGSLSPQHYVCKTLVTTEMVRRIADQFGVQTHGDLQVGFKWIGKEIDDAGPQMFVFGCEESHGYLVGTHVRDKDAAVAAMLLAELAAACKAEGKTLHEKLDALYWQYGYHAESQISLTMPGAAGMQDMQNLMARFRNAPPEQLAGMKVRRIRDYQSLTEFAPGQSPAPFTGPAGDMVMLDLAAKGNYVAVRPSGTEPKVKFYMFTYEPPEQIANLEDTKADNEERLRQLANDLLTFAKTK; this is translated from the coding sequence ATGGCTGCAATTTCATACGATTTACAATTGGTACTGGTACAGCTTGAGCAAGCGATCGCCCAAGGCAAGCTCACGGCGCATTCGGCAATGACAATCAGCAGTTGGCTCACCGAGCCGCGCTACGCGGAATATGCCGCTGACGTGGCGGTTCACATTGCGGCCGGAAAATGGAAGCAACTCGACGATGTATTTTGGACCGTCATTCCCTTTGGAACTGGCGGGCGGCGTGGAATGATGTACCCGATCGGGTCGAATGCGATCAACGATCGGACGATTGGGGAGAGTGCGCAGGGATTGGCGGATCATGTGTTGTCGGTGATCGGTGGTCAATGGTCAGTTGCAGGAGAATCAACTCCGAACGCAACCGACAACGGGCGAACGACCACGGATAAATCGTGTGCCATTGCTTATGATACCCGGCACAATTCTCGGCATTTTGCCGAGTTGTGTGCTGAGATTATGGTGGCCGCCGGATTCAAGATCTATTTTCTCGATGGCTATCGGAGTACGCCGGAGTTATCGTTCGCCGTGCGACACACCCGTTCGATTTGCGGCATCATGGTGACGGCTAGCCACAATCCGCCGAGCGACAATGCGGTCAAAGTCTATTGGGCCGGTGGAGTGCAAGTGTTGCCCCCGCACGACAAGGCGATCATCGAACGGGTGATGCACGTCCGCGAGATTCGCCGACGGCCATTTGCCGAAGCACTAGCGGCGGGGCAAATTGTCTATTGCCAGCAGGAAGTCGACGCTGCATTTATCGCCGCCGTCCATTCGCAAGCCCTGCCGGGGCCGCGAGAACTGAAAATTGTTTATTCGCCGCTGCACGGAGTTGGCGCGTCGGCCGTGTTGCCAGCGCTTGCGGCCGATCGATTCACGGAGGTCGAACTGTTTGGACCCCATGCGGAACCAAGCGGCGATTTTCCGAACGTGCCGGGACATGTGGCGAATCCGGAAAACCCGCGGGTGTTCGACAGCATTGTGGAATTCGCGGCGAAAGTGGGAGCGGAGTTGGTGTTGGCGACCGATCCCGATTGCGACCGGCTGGGGGCGGCAGCGCCGAGAGTTTCAACCGGCAAAACTGAGTGGAAATCGTTCACCGGCAATCAAATTGCGGCCTTATTGGCTGAATTTGTCCTCGCGGCTCGCAAAAAAGCAGGCTCGCTGTCGCCGCAGCACTATGTTTGCAAAACGCTAGTGACGACCGAGATGGTGCGGCGAATCGCCGATCAGTTCGGCGTGCAGACGCACGGTGACTTGCAGGTTGGATTTAAGTGGATTGGTAAGGAAATCGACGATGCAGGTCCGCAGATGTTTGTTTTCGGCTGCGAGGAATCGCACGGCTATTTGGTTGGGACGCACGTCCGCGACAAAGACGCCGCGGTGGCCGCGATGCTGCTGGCGGAACTGGCTGCCGCGTGTAAAGCCGAGGGAAAAACTCTCCATGAAAAGCTCGATGCGCTCTACTGGCAGTACGGCTATCATGCCGAGAGCCAGATTTCACTGACGATGCCCGGCGCAGCAGGGATGCAAGACATGCAAAACCTGATGGCTCGCTTTCGCAATGCGCCGCCAGAGCAATTGGCCGGGATGAAGGTTCGCCGCATTCGCGATTATCAGTCGCTCACGGAATTCGCACCCGGCCAATCGCCCGCGCCGTTCACCGGCCCCGCCGGCGACATGGTAATGCTCGACTTGGCCGCGAAAGGCAACTACGTCGCAGTCCGCCCCTCAGGCACGGAACCGAAGGTGAAGTTCTATATGTTCACCTACGAACCGCCGGAGCAGATTGCGAATTTGGAAGATACGAAGGCAGACAATGAAGAACGCCTTCGACAGCTTGCAAACGATCTTTTAACATTTGCCAAGACGAAATAG
- the hpnC gene encoding squalene synthase HpnC, whose protein sequence is MAAATFLDELAIYGPSADCKRPSPSDAQSYCRRLAESHYENFTVASWLLPAELRPHFCNIYAYCRWSDDLADETAGGVQTLELLDWWQSQLEDCYRGVTAHPVFVALEETIREFKIPIEPFRDLLTAFRQDQTNTRYQTFDELLGYCRNSANPVGRLVLYLGRCHDEERGRLSNSICTGLQLANFWQDIARDYERGRIYLPTESCRRFGYEEAMFCRREFNPQFRDLLASEVDRAEQLLVAGEPLIAMMPQKLRVDIELFIEGGLAILRAIRRMDFNVWQMRPEVSKPTKLFLLLRSWWKVRMRG, encoded by the coding sequence ATGGCGGCGGCGACGTTTCTCGATGAGCTAGCGATTTATGGCCCTTCGGCCGATTGCAAGCGTCCGTCGCCCAGCGATGCACAATCCTATTGCCGCCGGCTTGCTGAGTCGCACTACGAGAATTTTACGGTCGCCAGTTGGCTGTTGCCGGCCGAACTGCGGCCCCATTTCTGCAACATTTACGCCTATTGCCGCTGGTCGGACGATCTGGCCGACGAGACAGCCGGGGGCGTTCAAACCCTAGAACTGCTCGACTGGTGGCAATCGCAACTCGAGGACTGCTACCGCGGTGTAACAGCTCATCCAGTGTTTGTGGCGCTCGAGGAAACGATCCGCGAGTTCAAAATCCCGATCGAACCGTTCCGCGACTTGCTAACCGCATTCCGGCAGGATCAAACCAATACACGCTACCAGACTTTCGACGAATTGCTGGGCTACTGCCGCAACTCGGCGAATCCCGTCGGGCGACTGGTGCTGTATCTCGGCCGCTGCCACGACGAAGAGCGGGGGCGATTATCCAATTCGATCTGCACCGGTCTGCAACTCGCCAATTTTTGGCAGGACATTGCTCGCGACTACGAGCGAGGAAGAATCTACTTGCCGACGGAAAGCTGCCGCCGTTTCGGCTACGAGGAAGCGATGTTTTGCCGTCGCGAATTCAATCCACAGTTTCGAGATTTGCTGGCAAGTGAAGTCGATCGAGCCGAGCAACTGCTAGTTGCGGGCGAGCCGCTTATCGCGATGATGCCGCAGAAGCTTCGCGTTGACATCGAGCTTTTTATCGAAGGAGGTCTGGCCATCCTACGAGCGATTCGCCGAATGGACTTTAACGTTTGGCAAATGCGCCCGGAAGTAAGTAAGCCGACGAAGTTGTTCCTTCTGTTGCGATCGTGGTGGAAGGTTAGAATGCGTGGCTGA
- the lpxK gene encoding tetraacyldisaccharide 4'-kinase, which yields MFTVLTFRDLISGRRRGPVAGVLRGLLRLAEGPYTWEVRRRNQAFDTGRRTAEHVGVPVVSVGNLTLGGTGKTPLVVWLAQWFCRRGVRVALISRGYRASPGELNDEGRELEQKLPDVPHLQNPDRVAAAQKAVQELGAEVILLDDGFQHRRLARDLDIVLIDALEPFGFEHVFPRGTLREPLDEIRRAHIVVLSRADMVCEAERMRIRRIVERYAPSIAWASCNHVPQSLLSSGGAMQPIEALVGQRVAAFCGIGNPAGFRHTLTQCGCEVAVWREFPDHHSYSAADLVELAHWTSTSDASLAVCTHKDLVKIAADSLGGKPLRAVRVGMELMEGRCEIELQLSTLLEGRKLPTRISA from the coding sequence TTGTTCACCGTTTTGACATTTCGCGATTTGATCAGCGGCCGGCGCAGAGGCCCGGTAGCTGGTGTTCTGCGCGGACTATTGCGACTGGCGGAAGGCCCTTATACCTGGGAAGTGCGGCGGCGCAACCAAGCATTCGACACGGGCCGTCGAACGGCTGAGCACGTCGGCGTGCCAGTCGTGAGTGTCGGTAATCTCACGCTCGGCGGGACCGGAAAAACGCCGCTGGTCGTCTGGCTAGCTCAGTGGTTTTGCCGCCGCGGCGTTCGTGTGGCATTGATCAGCCGCGGCTATCGGGCTTCGCCGGGAGAGTTGAACGACGAGGGCCGTGAACTGGAGCAAAAATTGCCAGATGTGCCCCACTTACAAAATCCCGATCGGGTAGCGGCAGCTCAAAAAGCCGTACAAGAACTTGGCGCAGAGGTCATCCTACTGGACGATGGCTTTCAGCACCGCCGCCTGGCTCGCGACCTGGATATCGTGTTGATCGACGCCCTGGAACCCTTCGGATTCGAGCATGTCTTTCCCCGCGGCACGCTGCGAGAACCACTCGATGAAATCCGGCGCGCTCACATTGTTGTCCTCTCGCGCGCCGATATGGTGTGCGAGGCAGAACGGATGCGAATTCGGCGGATCGTCGAGCGCTATGCGCCTTCGATTGCCTGGGCTTCGTGCAATCATGTGCCACAATCGCTATTGAGTTCAGGTGGCGCGATGCAGCCGATTGAGGCCCTCGTGGGTCAACGGGTTGCGGCATTCTGCGGCATCGGCAATCCAGCAGGTTTCCGACATACTCTAACGCAGTGCGGTTGCGAAGTCGCCGTCTGGCGGGAGTTCCCCGATCATCATTCGTATTCGGCCGCCGATTTGGTCGAGCTTGCGCATTGGACTTCCACGAGCGACGCTTCCTTGGCCGTCTGCACGCATAAAGACCTGGTCAAGATTGCCGCCGATTCGCTCGGAGGAAAACCGCTGCGAGCGGTGCGCGTGGGTATGGAGTTGATGGAAGGACGTTGTGAAATCGAGTTGCAGTTGTCAACGTTGCTGGAAGGGCGAAAGTTGCCGACCCGAATATCGGCTTGA
- a CDS encoding redoxin family protein, whose protein sequence is MPRRALQVAALIVIFTTSAISDSRFAASAADAKPDNPYLPRQGMSVEDLQALIEKMQEAPASIRSRPGHAEGMQVAAERILETDPKGALRRFALLVLLDSLHRQADLEENAEAEKQLAELAAKHASDDDKSVAKAAKFFALEQRVLKSDELSQEGLQKLLDALKAALDGQDLDAKHLRIASAAVHAINRLEDDKAAAKRLDEFGKLFANSAEPKLARYGGKLLAKSTSGDESKEIDWVGKPMEVAGTTADGIAFDIAQYKGKVVLVDFWATWCGPCRASLPGLKEIYSQRHKDGFEVVGVSLDRQLEDLAKFLEEDKLPWINLVGEQEGETMKFPIAEKYGIHAIPTTFLVDKDGKIAGYNLHGEELETMIENLLKK, encoded by the coding sequence ATGCCGCGCCGAGCACTTCAGGTTGCCGCTTTGATTGTCATTTTTACCACCTCAGCAATCTCTGACTCGCGATTCGCTGCTTCCGCCGCTGACGCCAAACCCGATAATCCCTATCTTCCGCGACAGGGCATGTCGGTAGAAGATTTGCAAGCGTTGATCGAGAAGATGCAGGAAGCGCCGGCATCGATTCGCAGCCGGCCCGGCCATGCGGAGGGAATGCAAGTCGCAGCCGAGCGGATATTGGAGACCGATCCCAAAGGCGCGCTGCGCCGCTTTGCATTGCTAGTACTGCTCGATAGCCTGCATCGGCAAGCCGACCTGGAAGAAAACGCGGAAGCCGAAAAACAACTCGCCGAGTTGGCTGCAAAACATGCGTCGGATGACGACAAGTCGGTCGCCAAAGCCGCTAAGTTCTTCGCACTCGAACAACGTGTGCTAAAGTCCGACGAGCTTTCGCAGGAGGGTTTGCAAAAGCTGCTCGACGCCCTGAAAGCGGCCCTGGACGGCCAAGATCTCGACGCCAAACACTTGCGCATCGCTTCGGCGGCCGTCCATGCCATCAATCGTTTGGAAGACGACAAAGCCGCGGCCAAACGGCTCGACGAGTTCGGCAAGCTGTTCGCGAACAGCGCCGAACCGAAGCTTGCCCGTTACGGCGGCAAGCTGCTGGCCAAAAGCACCAGCGGCGACGAATCGAAGGAAATCGACTGGGTCGGCAAACCCATGGAAGTGGCGGGAACGACTGCCGACGGCATCGCGTTCGACATCGCACAGTACAAAGGCAAGGTCGTGCTCGTAGACTTTTGGGCCACCTGGTGTGGCCCGTGCCGCGCCTCGCTTCCGGGCTTGAAAGAAATCTACAGCCAGCGACACAAGGATGGTTTTGAAGTCGTCGGGGTCAGCCTCGATCGCCAACTGGAGGATTTAGCCAAGTTCCTGGAAGAAGACAAATTGCCGTGGATCAATCTCGTGGGTGAGCAAGAAGGGGAAACAATGAAATTCCCCATCGCCGAAAAATACGGCATCCACGCGATTCCTACGACATTTCTGGTGGACAAGGACGGTAAAATTGCCGGTTACAATCTGCACGGCGAGGAGTTGGAAACGATGATCGAGAATTTATTGAAAAAGTAG
- the glmM gene encoding phosphoglucosamine mutase — translation MSEPIISVSGLRGIVGDSLTAEVAVRYAAAFSSTLPPGSIVLTYDGRSSGPNFLTAIREGLSALGREVVDAGVAATPTTGVLVKQMRSPAGGIQISASHNPPQYNGMKLFSAEGRVIPAIAGAEVMKRYRGELPEIRSCTARGVIHRLAKTAARHVELVLSTVNVESIRRRNFRVLLDANHGSGSVVGKLLLEHLNCQANVLGGAPDGQFAHPPEPTAENLTSVLRSVTENQCAIGFCQDPDADRLAVIDENGRYLGEEYTLAICVNHVLSKSPGPVVTNCSTSRMTEDLAKKYNVSFFRSAVGEANVVDAMLQYNALIGGEGNGGVIDPRVVLVRDSFTAMALILDAMAERDLPASALADELPRYKICKTKIDLPREKLAAGYEALERHFVEAKPDRLDGLRLDWPDQWLLVRGSNTEPIVRAIAEAPTMDGAQDLCMVAAGILKSI, via the coding sequence ATGTCAGAACCCATCATCAGCGTTTCCGGTCTCCGCGGCATCGTCGGCGACAGCCTAACGGCGGAAGTGGCCGTGCGATATGCGGCAGCGTTTTCCAGCACATTGCCGCCGGGATCGATTGTGCTGACCTATGACGGCCGGAGTAGCGGGCCAAATTTTCTCACCGCAATCCGCGAAGGATTGTCGGCCCTAGGGCGGGAAGTGGTAGACGCCGGCGTCGCTGCTACGCCCACAACCGGCGTGCTCGTGAAGCAAATGCGGTCCCCTGCCGGCGGCATCCAAATCTCTGCGAGCCATAATCCTCCACAATACAATGGCATGAAACTGTTTTCGGCCGAGGGCCGCGTGATCCCCGCCATTGCCGGGGCGGAAGTTATGAAGCGGTACCGCGGCGAGTTGCCAGAAATACGCTCCTGCACGGCGCGCGGAGTGATCCATCGGCTGGCGAAAACCGCCGCCAGGCACGTTGAGTTGGTCTTATCCACGGTAAACGTCGAAAGCATTCGCCGCCGAAACTTTCGCGTGTTGCTCGACGCCAATCACGGATCGGGCAGTGTGGTCGGCAAGTTGCTCTTGGAACATCTGAATTGCCAAGCCAACGTGCTGGGAGGAGCACCCGACGGCCAATTCGCTCACCCGCCCGAACCGACGGCGGAGAACTTGACGAGTGTATTACGCAGCGTTACTGAAAACCAATGTGCGATTGGCTTCTGCCAGGATCCCGACGCCGATCGACTGGCGGTGATCGATGAAAACGGCCGCTATCTCGGCGAGGAGTACACGCTGGCGATTTGCGTGAATCACGTGCTGAGCAAGTCACCCGGCCCGGTCGTCACGAATTGCTCCACCAGCCGCATGACCGAGGACTTGGCGAAAAAGTACAATGTCTCCTTTTTCCGGTCGGCGGTCGGCGAAGCCAACGTCGTCGATGCAATGCTGCAATACAACGCCCTGATCGGCGGCGAGGGGAACGGCGGCGTGATCGACCCGCGCGTCGTGCTGGTCCGCGACAGTTTCACGGCAATGGCGCTCATTCTCGACGCCATGGCCGAGCGAGATCTGCCCGCCAGCGCCTTGGCCGACGAACTGCCGCGCTACAAAATCTGCAAAACCAAGATCGACCTGCCCCGCGAAAAGCTCGCCGCGGGCTACGAAGCCTTAGAAAGACACTTTGTCGAAGCCAAGCCCGACCGTCTCGACGGCCTGCGCCTCGATTGGCCCGATCAATGGCTGCTCGTCCGCGGCAGTAACACCGAACCGATTGTGCGGGCGATTGCCGAAGCGCCGACAATGGACGGGGCGCAAGATCTGTGCATGGTTGCCGCAGGCATCTTGAAATCAATTTGA
- a CDS encoding sigma-70 family RNA polymerase sigma factor, whose amino-acid sequence MALSEIDRNLLSRCLDRKPRAWEDFVDRFMGLVVHVIDHSAESRSLRITSADREDMASEVFLALVADDMAVLRRFRGEASLATYLTVITRRVVVQQLLRRRQVNVHEGAGVSQAYVASVASNGASTVQSVQDRDEISRLLSELEGTEAEIVRMYHLEGKSYREISDTVGMPENSIGPTLTRARDKMRRTSVE is encoded by the coding sequence GTGGCATTATCGGAAATCGACCGCAATCTGCTCAGTCGCTGTCTCGACCGCAAACCGCGGGCGTGGGAAGATTTCGTCGATCGCTTTATGGGCTTGGTGGTCCATGTGATCGACCATTCGGCGGAAAGCAGGTCGCTGCGAATTACTTCGGCCGACCGCGAAGATATGGCCAGCGAAGTTTTCCTGGCACTGGTCGCAGACGACATGGCAGTCCTACGACGGTTCCGCGGCGAAGCGAGCTTGGCGACCTATCTCACCGTAATCACGCGACGGGTTGTGGTCCAGCAATTGTTGCGCCGCCGACAGGTGAATGTTCACGAAGGCGCTGGCGTATCGCAAGCCTACGTCGCATCGGTCGCCTCGAACGGGGCATCCACCGTCCAGTCGGTGCAAGATCGTGACGAAATTTCCCGACTGCTGAGCGAGTTGGAAGGAACGGAAGCTGAGATCGTGCGAATGTACCATCTCGAGGGTAAGAGCTACCGCGAAATTAGTGATACGGTGGGGATGCCAGAAAACAGCATCGGACCGACACTGACGCGAGCACGCGACAAAATGCGACGCACTAGCGTTGAGTAG
- the ispH gene encoding 4-hydroxy-3-methylbut-2-enyl diphosphate reductase produces MKIILASPRGFCAGVNMAIETLERAIDLFGTPVYVYHEIVHNKYVVERFQQEGAVFIDDLHDVPEEGHLLFSAHGVSPEVRKIARERRLKTIDATCPLVTKVHLEAVRFAKQGYKIILIGHEGHDEVIGTMGEAPSAFVLVETTDEVDRLQFPPETKLAYLTQTTLSVDDANRIIHRLKQRFPEIVGPPKEDICYATQNRQEAVRMISPETDIVLVLGSQNSSNSQRLAELARESGVVAYLIDGADDVNLKWFHGDETVLITAGASAPESVVQGCINFLREHFDATVEARSIRDEEVYFPLPRELRVLAK; encoded by the coding sequence GTGAAAATCATCCTAGCCAGCCCCCGCGGTTTTTGTGCTGGCGTCAATATGGCGATCGAAACGCTCGAACGGGCCATCGACTTGTTCGGCACGCCGGTCTACGTCTATCACGAAATCGTGCACAATAAGTACGTCGTCGAGCGTTTTCAACAGGAAGGAGCGGTCTTTATTGACGATTTGCACGACGTGCCCGAGGAAGGGCATCTGCTGTTTTCGGCCCACGGGGTCTCGCCAGAAGTGCGGAAAATCGCCCGCGAGCGACGGCTGAAGACGATCGACGCCACCTGTCCCCTGGTGACGAAGGTCCATTTGGAAGCGGTGCGATTTGCCAAGCAGGGCTACAAAATTATTCTGATCGGCCACGAAGGGCACGACGAAGTGATCGGCACGATGGGCGAAGCCCCATCGGCCTTTGTGCTGGTGGAAACGACCGATGAAGTCGATCGACTCCAATTCCCGCCTGAAACAAAGCTCGCCTATCTAACGCAAACGACGCTCTCCGTCGATGACGCCAATCGCATTATCCACCGCTTGAAACAACGCTTTCCTGAGATCGTCGGCCCGCCCAAGGAGGATATTTGCTACGCCACACAGAATCGGCAAGAAGCGGTGCGAATGATTTCGCCAGAGACCGATATCGTGCTGGTGCTGGGAAGCCAGAACAGCTCCAACAGCCAGCGGCTGGCAGAATTGGCCCGAGAATCGGGTGTGGTTGCCTATCTGATCGATGGTGCCGACGACGTGAATTTGAAATGGTTCCACGGGGATGAAACCGTGCTGATTACCGCAGGTGCGAGTGCTCCAGAATCGGTCGTTCAGGGTTGCATCAACTTCTTGCGAGAACATTTTGACGCAACGGTCGAGGCGCGCTCAATCCGCGACGAAGAGGTCTACTTCCCTTTGCCGCGCGAGCTGCGCGTGCTCGCAAAGTAG
- the ribD gene encoding bifunctional diaminohydroxyphosphoribosylaminopyrimidine deaminase/5-amino-6-(5-phosphoribosylamino)uracil reductase RibD produces the protein MARALELAARGRGNVEPNPMVGCVLAREGAVVGEGWHRTFGGPHAEVEALHVAGSLAMGATAFVTLEPCCHHGKTPPCTDALIAAGVARVVCAVRDPFAKVGGQGIAALEAAGIVVEVGLMESEGRRLNAPYFKLVQTNRPWTIAKWAMTLDGKIATRTGDSQWISGDAARAIVHELRGRMDAIIVGRGTAKQDDPLLTARPPGARVATRIVVDDNASLSRESQLVRSVKDAPVLIAAAKDASAANIAELRAAGCEVVQYNRDPNTNVIAIDDLLADLGQRRMANVLVEGGGELLGSMFDAAAIDEIHVFVAPKLVGGKSATSPIGGMGVERIASAALVNLASRNVGNDIYLYGAIR, from the coding sequence ATGGCTCGTGCGCTCGAACTGGCGGCTCGCGGCCGAGGAAACGTTGAGCCGAATCCAATGGTCGGATGCGTGCTGGCGCGCGAAGGTGCCGTCGTCGGCGAAGGCTGGCATCGCACGTTTGGCGGGCCTCATGCCGAAGTGGAGGCCCTACACGTTGCCGGATCATTGGCAATGGGCGCGACAGCTTTTGTCACGTTGGAACCGTGCTGTCATCACGGCAAAACCCCCCCTTGCACCGATGCGTTGATTGCCGCCGGAGTCGCTCGCGTGGTCTGCGCTGTGCGCGATCCATTTGCCAAGGTTGGCGGACAAGGCATTGCCGCGCTGGAAGCCGCTGGAATTGTGGTCGAAGTCGGCCTGATGGAATCGGAAGGCCGGCGTCTCAATGCTCCCTATTTTAAGCTCGTGCAAACGAACCGGCCCTGGACGATTGCAAAATGGGCCATGACCCTCGATGGAAAAATCGCCACTCGCACCGGCGACAGCCAATGGATTTCCGGCGACGCAGCCCGAGCCATCGTCCATGAACTACGTGGCCGAATGGACGCCATCATCGTCGGTCGCGGCACGGCGAAGCAAGACGACCCACTGCTCACAGCGCGTCCGCCGGGTGCGCGAGTGGCAACCCGAATTGTCGTGGATGACAATGCTTCGTTGTCGCGCGAAAGTCAACTCGTACGATCCGTTAAAGATGCGCCCGTTTTGATCGCCGCGGCGAAGGACGCATCCGCTGCAAATATCGCCGAACTTCGGGCAGCCGGCTGTGAAGTCGTTCAATACAATCGCGATCCCAACACCAACGTCATCGCCATCGACGACCTACTCGCTGACCTGGGCCAGCGCCGGATGGCGAACGTGTTGGTGGAAGGTGGTGGCGAATTGCTCGGTTCCATGTTCGACGCCGCTGCGATCGATGAAATCCACGTTTTCGTCGCGCCAAAACTCGTCGGCGGCAAATCGGCAACCTCGCCAATCGGCGGCATGGGTGTCGAACGGATCGCTTCGGCTGCGTTGGTGAACCTCGCCTCGCGCAACGTCGGCAATGACATCTACCTCTACGGTGCCATTCGATGA
- a CDS encoding redoxin domain-containing protein, translating to MLRPFTGRFHVGAVWACALAASLYGVAWAQNPPATANDAFTPKADASRAQLKSHLDRLKKVPLAARTQGYGQGLIMTAEKILADEPPESLRAQAAISLLDGLHIQAAVENNADAEAKLSEQAQQFKTDKDKKVSAAATLYDVEVRILKAGDIAPAQIPALVEELKIAFKGKRPDATYQRLAEATTTLVNRLEAEVQKEKEFKEVGKLFSTSLDRGLAEYGNKMKSLQLIGVAKPAAPMDGTVAEMDWVGKPMLVAGTTADGRPFDLSTYKGKVVLVDFWATWCGPCKALIPHVKETYAKYHDKGFEVVGVSLDQKLDSLREFIVQEQLPWVNVIGEMQGDKMMFPIAATYNVRAIPTTFLVDKEGKIAGYNLHGEALDKQIDQLLQSPDVKKTAAK from the coding sequence ATGTTGAGGCCATTCACAGGTCGGTTTCATGTTGGTGCAGTATGGGCGTGCGCGCTAGCCGCCTCGCTGTACGGTGTCGCCTGGGCACAAAATCCTCCGGCGACGGCCAATGATGCCTTTACTCCCAAGGCCGATGCCAGCCGAGCGCAACTAAAATCGCATCTTGATCGGCTCAAAAAGGTTCCGCTTGCGGCGCGCACTCAAGGCTACGGCCAAGGCCTGATCATGACTGCCGAAAAAATCCTCGCCGACGAGCCTCCCGAAAGCCTGCGGGCACAGGCAGCTATCAGCCTGCTCGACGGCCTGCACATCCAAGCCGCGGTCGAAAACAACGCCGACGCAGAAGCCAAATTGTCGGAACAAGCTCAGCAGTTTAAGACCGACAAAGACAAGAAAGTGAGCGCGGCCGCAACTCTCTATGACGTTGAAGTCAGAATCTTGAAGGCGGGCGACATCGCACCGGCACAAATTCCGGCGCTAGTCGAGGAGCTCAAGATAGCGTTCAAGGGTAAGCGACCCGATGCAACCTACCAGCGGCTGGCCGAAGCGACGACAACGCTGGTCAACAGGCTGGAAGCAGAAGTACAAAAGGAAAAAGAATTCAAGGAAGTTGGAAAACTGTTTTCTACCAGCCTCGACAGAGGCTTAGCCGAATACGGCAATAAAATGAAATCGCTGCAACTCATCGGCGTGGCCAAACCGGCTGCACCGATGGACGGCACAGTGGCTGAAATGGATTGGGTTGGCAAGCCCATGTTGGTGGCCGGCACGACTGCCGATGGCAGGCCATTCGACCTCTCGACTTATAAAGGCAAGGTGGTGCTCGTCGATTTTTGGGCGACCTGGTGCGGTCCTTGCAAGGCATTGATTCCGCACGTCAAGGAGACGTACGCGAAGTATCATGATAAGGGCTTTGAAGTCGTCGGCGTGAGCTTGGACCAAAAGCTCGATTCGTTACGAGAGTTTATTGTCCAAGAGCAACTACCCTGGGTGAATGTCATCGGCGAAATGCAAGGTGATAAAATGATGTTCCCCATTGCGGCCACATACAACGTGAGGGCGATTCCGACGACGTTTCTCGTCGATAAGGAGGGCAAGATCGCTGGATACAATCTACACGGCGAAGCGCTCGATAAGCAAATCGACCAACTGCTGCAATCGCCGGATGTGAAAAAAACCGCCGCCAAGTAG